TATTAAGATTTTTGAACGCGATAGCAAAATCATAAAAAAATTGAATATTCCTGCGGATAAACTTGCTCATATTGAAAAAGACATTGCAGCTGCAGAAAAGGAACTTGATGACGATTCAGAATCTTTAATTACAAATGCTCGCTATGTTTACATCGCTGAACTTTTAAAAGGCATCTATAAAAAAGGCAACGAAGGTTCGCTTACAACTTCCGATAAAATTGACCGCGTAGTTACAAACCGCTTCCTTGCGCTTCCTATTTTTGCGCTTGTAATGTGGCTTGTTTATTACGTTTCGATGGTTACAGTTGGAGCGGCAGCAACAGACTGGGCAAACGATGGTCTTTTTGGCGACGGCTTCCATCTTTTTGGAATTGGAAACCAGCAATACGAAGAGGCAGCCGAAGATTATGGCAACACAGACGACATAATCAATTCGTTTATAGAGCTTGCTGCAACAAAAGGTGTTGATACAGAAGAGCTTGCTGCTAAACTTGACCCAGAGTCAGAAACTTACGATGTTGATTCTGCTGTTGACGGATTAAAAGAACTCGATTCAACTTTTGAAGATTCAGATACTGTAAAGTATGTGATTGTTGATGAAGAAACTTTGGAAACTTCCGAAGAAGAAGCTACTAAAAAAGATTTTGAAGACGCTATCGAAAAGCTTGCTCAATACAAAGGTGCCCCAGATCCAGCAGATTATGGAATTTGGGTTTCTGGTATTCCACCTCTAGTAGAAAGTGGTCTTGATTTTATTGGCTGTGCAGATTGGTTAAAAGGTCTTATCCTTGATGGAATTATCGCCGGCGTTGGCGCGGTTTTAGGATTTGTTCCGCAGATGTTTGTTCTTTTCATCTTCCTCGCTTTCCTCGAAGCGTGTGGTTACATGGCAAGAATCGCGTTCATAATGGACAGAATTTTCCGCCGTTTTGGACTTTCTGGAAAATCATTCATCCCAATGCTCATCGGTACAGGTTGTGGCGTTCCAGGAGTTATGGCAAGCCGCACTATAGAAAATGAACGCGATCGCCGCATGACAATAATGACAACTACATTTATCCCTTGTGGTGCAAAAGTTCCATTTATCGCAATGATTGCAGGAGCGATTTTTGGTGGTTCTGCTGTTATTGCAACTTCCGCATACTTTATCGGCGTTGCAGCGATAATCGTTTCTGGAATCATGCTCAAAAAAACAAAGATGTTCTCTGGCGACCCAGCTCCATTTGTAATGGAACTTCCAGCTTATCACATGCCAACAGTTGGAAACGTTTTGCGCTCAATGTGGGAACGCGGATGGTCATTCATTAAAAAAGCAGGAACTATCATTCTCCTTTCAACGATATTCGTATGGTTTACTTCGTTCTTTGGTTGGGTAGACGGTCATTTTGGGATGCTCGCAGAAGACCAAATGGATGCAAGTATACTCGCAAGAATCGGAAGTGCAATTTGCTGGATATTCAGTCCGCTCGGCTGGGGAAACTGGCAGGCAACAGTTGCTTCTATCACAGGTCTTGTCGCAAAGGAAAATATTGTAGGAACAATGGGTATTCTCTATGGTGGAGCAGAAACTTACACAAATATGGCTCTTGCATTCACAAGAATCAGCGGAATGTCGTTCTTAGTATTCAATCTTTTGTGTGCGCCATGTTTTGCTGCAATTGGTGCAATCAAACGCGAAATGAACAATGCAAGGTGGACTTTGATTGCCGTTGGTTACCAGTGTGGATTTGCATACGTAGTAAGTTTGATGATAAATCAAATTGGAAACGCGTTTACAAACAATCTCAACATTGTAGGACTTGTAGTTGCAGTGGCAATTTTTGCAACAATGTGTTGGTTGCTCTTTAGACCTGCAAAAAATTACGCAAGCGCTAAATAAAGTTCAAATATAGGAGGCTGTTTATGATAGGAACAATCGTTATAAGCGCAGTATTGGTGCTTATAGTTGCTTCAATAATCATAAAATTGATTGTAAACAAGAAAAAGGGCAAATCGTCTTGTGGCTGCGGATGCGGTTGCGGCGGGGGCTGTTCTTCTTGCCATGCAGAGTAGCAATATTTAAAAACAGAACTTGTAGGGCACTACCCTTTGCACTTAGAATTTATTCCAAGTGCAAAAAAGATTGTTGTTATTCAAGTTTTTGTTTTGATATTGCAATTAAACACAGTGCAAAGGGTCGCTATGTCCGCCCTTTCGCTGTCGCTACATTCTGGCTCGCATATATGCTCGCCAGAACTTACGGGGCTCCCAGCGCTAGTGCAGGGAGCTTTTTTATTACCAGCATTTTTTGATATTTCATGCTAAAATAGGCACAGAACAACATAAATTTGCTATAAAAAGGTCAATTTTTCATGGAGAATGCAATGCCGTATGATACTTTAGAAAAAAAAATAGAATTATTGCCAGCACAGTATCAGCAGGAAGTTATAGATTTTGTAGATTTTTTGCTTACTCGGCCACATCCTGCTAAAAAGTCTATTGATGTTGCTATTGAAGAGCTAAAAAACGGTGAATATGATACATACTCAAGTTTTGATGATTTTTTACAAGAGATTGAAAAATGAAGCGTGAACTTCATATTACAAAAAGTTTTAAGACTGACATCAAAAAGTTAAATAAAAAAGAAATACAAGATACTCGCAATATTGTATTAAAACTCCAAAATGATGAAATCCTTGAAAAAAGATTTAAAGACCATGCACTGCACGGAAATTATGAGGGATTTCGAGAATGTCATGTTCATCCAGATTTGCTGTTAGTCTATAAAAAAGCGGAAACAAATGATATTTACATCTTATCTCTGCTTAGAATAAATCCACATGCAAATATATTTGATATGTAAAAAACTCTTCAATAAAATCCAATCGCTCCTTTAAAATCCGTGCTAAAATGCTCTCATGAAAAGAATTCTAGAAACCCTTTACAAGTACCAAGATTCTAAAATTGCAGATTTTAATGCAAAACTCATCCCCAATGTTCCTCGCGAATTGTTTATTGGGGTTAGAACTCCTATGTACAAAAAAATTGTCAAAGAAATTTCTTTGTCTGCAAATGACGAAGTCAGCGGTTTTATGAACGAATTGCCACATTCTTTTTTTGAAGAGAATTTTTTGCATTCTGTTTTTATTTCTAAAATCGAAGACTTTGACGAATGGGTGCGTGCTTGCGAGGCTTTTTTCCCTTTTATCGATAATTGGGCTGTAAGCGATAGCATGGATTCTAAAATTCTAAAGCAAAATCACGAAAAGCTTATTTTAAAAATTCGCGAGTGGATTTTAAGCGAAAAGCCTTACACTATGCGAATTGCGATGCTTTTTCTTAAAAAAGAATTTCTTGAAGAAGATTTTAAAAGCGAATACCTTGATTGGGTTTGCGACATTCAAAGTTCTGAATACTATGTGAATATGATGAGGGCTTGGCTTTTTGCGGATGCTCTTGTTAAACAGTGGGATTGTGCTCTTGATTTTTTGCAAAAGAAAAAACTCGACAGGTGGACTCACAACAAAGCGATACAAAAAGCAAGAGAGAGTTTTAGAATTGATTCAGATAAAAAAGAATTCTTGAATTCGCTCAAAATTAAAAAATAGTTTTTATGTGTTGTATTATATGTTGCCCCTTGCAAGGACAAAAGCAAAAGCGATTGTAGGGGTGAGCGCAAGCGAAAACAAACGCAAGCAGTGGCAAAAATTTTAACTGGCTGCTTTTTGCAAAAAAATTGAAAATCTGATTTTTATGCTTGCGTTTGGTCGAAGCCGTAAGGCGTAGCCCCGAAAAGCGCGGTCTGCTTTGCAGATTTGCCCTAAGCCTTGAGACATCGCAAAAATCCCATTATAGTAGTCTTATGGGTGGAAAATCAGAATTGAATGCCAAGGTGGCGGAAAAACCTGCTGCTAAAAAGAGTGCCACAAAAACGGCTGGCGATAAAAAATCGGTTGAAAAATCAAAAGAAAAAAAATCTAAATCTAAAAAGCCTGTTGCAGGCATTGATGAAACTGGAACTTTTAGAGCGTGGGACAACGCTAAGACAAAGGCTACTCCTAAAAAGGTTGAAGAAAAAACTCCTGTAAAACGCGGAACCACTGCTGAGCAGGCGGCAAAAAATCTCGCTCATGCAAAATCGATAGACCCTTCGCTTAAAAATGATGGGAAAAAGCTTGCCGCATACGACGATTCTCAAATTAAACACTTGGACGCACTGGAGCATATCCGCTTGCGCTCTGGTATGTACATCGGTCGGCTTGGCGACGGCTCTAATCAAAACGACGGCATCTATGTGCTTTTAAAAGAGATAATAGACAATTCGATTGACGAGTTTATAGTTGGTTTTGGAGAGAGAATCGATATTCAGATAATGGACAACAGGGTTAAAGTTCGCGACTATGGGCGTGGAATTCCTTTGGGCAAGGTTGTTGAATGCGTGAGTCAGATTAACACCGGTGCAAAATACAACGACGATGTTTTTCAATTTTCTGTCGGAATGAACGGCGTTGGCACCAAGGCAGTAAATGCGCTTTCTTCATTTTTTAAGGTTATTGCGATTCGCGACGGACATGCAACAGAGGCGATTTTTGAACGCGGCAAATTGATTTCTGAAAAGAAAAACATAAAACTCCCAAAGCCGATGAAGAACGGAACTTATTTTGAATTTGTTCCAGATGAAGAAATTTTTGGCAAATATTCGTTTAACATGGAGTTTGTTGAAAGGCGACTCTGGAATTATGCTTATCTGAACACGGGGCTAAAACTCTCTCTTAACGGGCAGATTTTTGAAAGTCAAAATGGACTTTTAGACCTTTTGCAAAAAGAGTTGGATTCCGACACGATATATCCTATCGGCTCGTACACAGGCGCTCATCTTCAGTTTGCGTTTAGTCATACAAATGCGTATGGCGAAAATTATTTTTCTTTTGTAAACGGACAATACACGAGCGACGGCGGAACTCATCTTGCGGCATTTAAAGAAGGCTTTATAAAGGGTGTTAACGAGTTTTTTCAGGAAAATTATAAGTCGGAAGATATAAGAGAAGGAATTACGGCGGCGGTTTTAGTAAAGGTAAAAGACCCTATATTTGAAAGCCAGACAAAAAATAAACTTGGCAACACCGATATAAGA
This portion of the Treponema pectinovorum genome encodes:
- the feoB gene encoding ferrous iron transporter B, producing the protein MRIALAGNPNSGKTTLFNALTGSNQFVGNWPGVTVEKKEGTLKSKKDVTITDLPGIYSLSPYTLEEVVSRNYLIDECPDGILNIVDGTNLERNLYLTTQLIELGIPMVIAINMMDVVKKNGDKIDIKELSERLGCRIIEISALKGTGVKDAAEAIIEEATKGSKIPNHTFGGVIEHSLAHIEEAFLHEMPDDKQRWYAIKIFERDSKIIKKLNIPADKLAHIEKDIAAAEKELDDDSESLITNARYVYIAELLKGIYKKGNEGSLTTSDKIDRVVTNRFLALPIFALVMWLVYYVSMVTVGAAATDWANDGLFGDGFHLFGIGNQQYEEAAEDYGNTDDIINSFIELAATKGVDTEELAAKLDPESETYDVDSAVDGLKELDSTFEDSDTVKYVIVDEETLETSEEEATKKDFEDAIEKLAQYKGAPDPADYGIWVSGIPPLVESGLDFIGCADWLKGLILDGIIAGVGAVLGFVPQMFVLFIFLAFLEACGYMARIAFIMDRIFRRFGLSGKSFIPMLIGTGCGVPGVMASRTIENERDRRMTIMTTTFIPCGAKVPFIAMIAGAIFGGSAVIATSAYFIGVAAIIVSGIMLKKTKMFSGDPAPFVMELPAYHMPTVGNVLRSMWERGWSFIKKAGTIILLSTIFVWFTSFFGWVDGHFGMLAEDQMDASILARIGSAICWIFSPLGWGNWQATVASITGLVAKENIVGTMGILYGGAETYTNMALAFTRISGMSFLVFNLLCAPCFAAIGAIKREMNNARWTLIAVGYQCGFAYVVSLMINQIGNAFTNNLNIVGLVVAVAIFATMCWLLFRPAKNYASAK
- a CDS encoding FeoB-associated Cys-rich membrane protein, with the translated sequence MIGTIVISAVLVLIVASIIIKLIVNKKKGKSSCGCGCGCGGGCSSCHAE
- a CDS encoding DUF2281 domain-containing protein, with protein sequence MPYDTLEKKIELLPAQYQQEVIDFVDFLLTRPHPAKKSIDVAIEELKNGEYDTYSSFDDFLQEIEK
- a CDS encoding type II toxin-antitoxin system YafQ family toxin, whose product is MKRELHITKSFKTDIKKLNKKEIQDTRNIVLKLQNDEILEKRFKDHALHGNYEGFRECHVHPDLLLVYKKAETNDIYILSLLRINPHANIFDM
- a CDS encoding DNA alkylation repair protein — protein: MKRILETLYKYQDSKIADFNAKLIPNVPRELFIGVRTPMYKKIVKEISLSANDEVSGFMNELPHSFFEENFLHSVFISKIEDFDEWVRACEAFFPFIDNWAVSDSMDSKILKQNHEKLILKIREWILSEKPYTMRIAMLFLKKEFLEEDFKSEYLDWVCDIQSSEYYVNMMRAWLFADALVKQWDCALDFLQKKKLDRWTHNKAIQKARESFRIDSDKKEFLNSLKIKK
- a CDS encoding toprim domain-containing protein encodes the protein MGGKSELNAKVAEKPAAKKSATKTAGDKKSVEKSKEKKSKSKKPVAGIDETGTFRAWDNAKTKATPKKVEEKTPVKRGTTAEQAAKNLAHAKSIDPSLKNDGKKLAAYDDSQIKHLDALEHIRLRSGMYIGRLGDGSNQNDGIYVLLKEIIDNSIDEFIVGFGERIDIQIMDNRVKVRDYGRGIPLGKVVECVSQINTGAKYNDDVFQFSVGMNGVGTKAVNALSSFFKVIAIRDGHATEAIFERGKLISEKKNIKLPKPMKNGTYFEFVPDEEIFGKYSFNMEFVERRLWNYAYLNTGLKLSLNGQIFESQNGLLDLLQKELDSDTIYPIGSYTGAHLQFAFSHTNAYGENYFSFVNGQYTSDGGTHLAAFKEGFIKGVNEFFQENYKSEDIREGITAAVLVKVKDPIFESQTKNKLGNTDIRAWIVGEVQSGLDDWLHKNPKAAEMLQKKIEANEKLRTELSLVKKEAKEAAKKVSIRIPKLDDCRFHLEDGTKGENSMIFITEGNSASGVMTHSRDANFQAIFSLRGKPENMYGKKQTDIYKNDELYQLMMALGIETSVENLKYSKIVIATDADNDGFHIRNLVLTFFLGYFEELVTNGRVWILETPLFRVRTKKENIYCYSELERDKAQQKLGKNCETSRFKGLGEINPSEFRQFIAPETMHLTPVEVSQLKLIPELLAFYMGKNTPERRSFIEQHLLSNSEIDV